One window from the genome of Crassostrea angulata isolate pt1a10 chromosome 2, ASM2561291v2, whole genome shotgun sequence encodes:
- the LOC128171586 gene encoding uncharacterized protein LOC128171586, with amino-acid sequence MKRIPFKPKLLTITSFVAVCVGVYILGVAYSLFREPMNNNSLFIVLNQRDDTPDQCENVNLMYYDEEQNNENIKDLKECKGSDKNFEKVLRKNMQKVDNYLFNDSNKLLKCLQLDREGIVKLSTPRRSKELLPIFVTALSDNHFQEFIQLINSLKIYQETKHPQLMIVVYDIGLSTENSKLVRQMCNCKVRAFPFNTFPKHVKNVLGYTWKPIIIQMMLQEFDFVMWLDTSVRLENTDPYFVKAKCLGIQVLEGSGSIAVRTQKRLFERFKEDQCMFNYPEIQAGMVIISRTYFTLNYIMRPWVGCALEYGCMDFPNAEVYINCTKRWIPSDCHRFDQSTLGVIMTRLFNKRRHHFVVKEDFAKVLRHETESSQSQNIS; translated from the coding sequence ATGAAAAGAATCCCCTTTAAACCAAAGCTGCTTACTATTACCTCTTTCGTAGCTGTATGCGTTGGTGTGTACATACTTGGCGTCGCATATTCTCTCTTTCGAGAACCCATGAACAACAATTCTTTATTTATCGTGCTGAATCAGAGAGATGACACGCCAGATCAATGTGAGAATGTTAATCTTATGTATTATGATGAGgaacaaaacaatgaaaacattaaagatttaaaagaatgCAAAGGTTCTgacaaaaactttgaaaaagtgTTAAGGAAAAATATGCAGAAAGTAGACAACTATTTATTTAATGATTCAAATAAGTTGTTAAAATGCTTACAATTAGACAGAGAGGGAATCGTTAAACTATCAACACCAAGAAGGAGCAAAGAATTGCTTCCTATATTTGTGACGGCTCTGTCTGATAATCATTTTCAAGAATTCATACAGCTTATCAACAGtcttaaaatatatcaagaaacaAAGCACCCACAGTTAATGATCGTTGTGTACGACATAGGGTTATCGacagaaaattcaaaactgGTGCGGCAAATGTGCAATTGCAAGGTTAGAGCATTCCCATTCAATACCTTCCCTAAACACGTGAAAAATGTACTTGGATATACGTGGAAACCGATCATCATCCAAATGATGCTTCAAGAATTTGATTTTGTGATGTGGCTGGATACTTCTGTAAGATTAGAAAATACAGACCCATATTTTGTTAAAGCGAAATGCCTCGGAATTCAGGTTTTAGAGGGATCCGGTTCAATTGCTGTCAGAACTCAAAAGCGGCTTTTTGAGCGTTTTAAGGAGGATCAGTGCATGTTTAATTATCCTGAAATACAAGCTGGTATGGTGATTATCTCCCGCACATACTTTACACTTAATTATATAATGCGGCCATGGGTGGGCTGTGCTCTTGAATATGGTTGCATGGACTTTCCGAATGCGGAAGTTTATATAAACTGCACCAAAAGGTGGATTCCTTCGGATTGTCACAGGTTTGACCAATCAACTCTCGGTGTTATTATGACCAGACTATTCAACAAAAGAAGACACCACTTTGTCGTAAAAGAAGATTTTGCAAAAGTCCTACGACATGAAACCGAAAGCTCTCAAAGCCAAAACATCTcttaa